GCAAAGCTATGGTTGTTCTCTATGAGCGATTCTCTTCCACCCGAGCAATTCATTCTGATGACGGTGACTCTTTGGGCCATTTGGAGTGCACGTCGGAAGGCGATACATGAAGATATTTTCCAGACTCCGTTTGGAACTGACAGGTTCATGAAGTCCTATCTGGAGGAAATTGAGTTGAGCAAGACGAAGCAGGACAAACCACTTGTGAAACCTACAGCAAGGACACGGGCGTGGATATGTCCACCTCACGAGCACATGAAAAACAATGTGGATGCAGCGGTTTCCAGGGAGGGGAGATCCGGAGCTGTTGGAGCTATATGCAGAGATGAAGCAGGAGGATTTTTGGGCGCATCGACACTTGTTGTCAGCAATATCTCTGACCCCCAAATTCTGGAAATAATAGCAATTAGAGAGGCTCTTGCTCTTGCAGAGGATCTTTACATAAACAAAATGTCCATTGCATCAGATTGCAAGGTGGCCATTGGTGCGATCAAAGAAGGGAGTTCCGCTGCCTTTGGAGCAATAATTAAGGAGATTATAGCTAGAACGAGCATTTTTCTTCATGTATTTTTAGTCATGAGTATAGGACCTCGAATGTAGAGGCCCATAATCTCGCAAAGTATACTTTATCCTTAGGTTTTGGCCGTCATGTTTGGTTAGGCCATATCGAAGATCTTGTATTCATCCTTACCAACATTGCGAAGCAGTAATAAAGTTTTGCGAGATACTCAAAAAAGAAAGATAATGTTGGCATCGATGGAGGAGGTCGAGGTGGGCGACCACCCAGGGCCCAAAAAATTAGGGAGCCCCAAATGACCTGAGTATAGTACACATGTATACGTATAGTCTGTTAGGTTAATGCCTTAATATTATGTAATAAAGCGGCACAACCAGCGAACAAAAGGAACACATTAGCCACTAGCAAAGCCACCCATGACGTGCTATTCCTAGCTATAGCAGTataattttctgttgtagatcgttTTTCCTCTGGTcctggcggctggaaccctagccgctGCCAGGAGGCCAATCTTCTAGCGCCGTCCTCTGGCGGCTCCCCTTCGCCGGTGActtcggtcgtcggtggtgagggggtcgCCGGATTCACGTGTGTGGATCGTTTTACTCTCtcgtagtctaggtttttaggttgttcatcgtcttggcTTCGGCGACGATGATGACGGCGCTGAATAAAGATTCCTCGGATCCATCCCTGACGAGGCcttcggtcctatggttggggtgaatttggaaaccagtctgttcaagcaaggatggtgtggcggcggcggcatcctcgcggttgacctgtgtcctcgggcttcgccgttgcgacggcgtttgctccagcgtcggcgcggagcttgggaggtagtccaggagcggatgcagattatggtctgcatcgacgatattggaagacggaacgtgtgctgggttcgtggttcatGGATGataggtatggtttcctccttcggcgtcttagttgtggtggggtgccagatctggagttcggtggcatgtccggggtgttgccccagtCTGATTCGCTCAACGGCAATGGCTTcatttttggtgagccaccttagaggtccgcaaagctgcatatcagcgatggaaccgcgtcgagctcgggtgaggaggtgatccgtcattctttTCTTTGGTGGCTGCTATGGTGGTGCCGGAGGTAGGCGACGGGTGTTGATGTGAAACTCAGAGATGTTCtgttatcttttcagttttgtctacATCGTTGCGGAACTCATCCTCTACAGGGAAAAAGAGGACACCGGCAGTTATTCCATGCGTGCCGAGCTCTGCGCCTTCAACTCCAAGTCACGAAAGTGGAGGGTCTTCCTCAAGGACGCACCGCGGCCGCAGGACCAGAGCAACGGCGGCCGGCTCCCCACGCTCCGAGCAAACCATCATGTGCTCGCTTCCGAGGGCCGTTTCCTGTGCTGGGTTGACTACTTCAGCGGCATCGTGCTAGCCGACTTCTCCGACATGTGCCCATCCCCGACCCCGGCACGCCACTTCGTGCCTTTCCCCGGAGAAGAGGAGTACAGCCCGGAGGTACGGGCGGAGAAGTGCTTCGGGGAGAGATACCGAAGCGTGTGTCCATCAGCCAAGGCAAGATGCGCTTCGTCCACATCGACAATGACCTGCACATCGGCTGGCAACAAGGGCAGCAGCCTCGCCAAAAAAATCACCATTTGGACTTTGAACATGATGGATGATGGTACTGGTGACTCCTCCGGGTTCAAGTGGGAGCCACATCGTGTGATCGACCTGGATCGTCGTTGGGTGAGTAATCCTGGTATACCTCGGTATCTTCCCAAGTACCCAGTCCTCAGCGCCCATGACGCAGATGCCCTGTGCTgtctgctaaggaagcaggcattTCATGGCGAGGCCTCCATGATTATGGTTGACATGAACCATGCATCTCTGCGGTCATGTACTCCATATATCAATCGGCAGTCTGTGGATGtgaaggatcacaaatgcgagtttttcAATATGCCCCTGCTTCCAACTGTCTTCTCCAAATACTACCACTACCTTGAAAGGCCATCAGGGTAATTAATCTCTCTTAGTGTGCACTTACTTATACACTGTATTACCAAAAAAGGCTCGCGCCCGCTTACATACTGTATTACGCAGCAATGCAGCATGATTGCCTTTGCTTAGCTTTCTGTTGGATATGGATGTGTTTTTTTGCTTATTTATcttacctatatgatgcaacacataTTCTGTCTCGTTGGTTAATTATATGATTTTGAAGGGTGGTGCACGCTTACTATCTAGTGCACATACTTTGTTTTTGTTTCATTGCAGTGTCCCTTCCCCAACTGATCAACAAACTGTCCTAGACCCGCTCTATTGCCGATACTTTGACTTTGGACAAAAGTTATATGCAGACTCCGGAGTACATTTAGCCAATATATACAAAAATTAAGTCATTGGATCCCGCGTGAGAACACACAAGggcacaataaaattttctacaacTGGTTGCAGAATAGCTATATATGCATCCATAGCATGTTAATTGATTGTCCCGCAGTCAATAGATAAGCATCCTTTGGACGGGTATACCATCTAGGAGGTCATGCTGCTGGTTAAAAGGAGAGCCGTGGTGGAGCTTTGTTTGATTTCTTCCAGTATTTTGCTCTGAAAAAAAAAAACCTATCCATGGTAGAGCTTGTGGTTAATGTCAGCTGGTTGAATAAAAATCAAAAAATCATCCCGGAGACCCACAAGCTCTACCACGGGAGTGTGGTTGTCCCAGGATGAGAATGAtgtttgctttcaaaaaaaatattaGCTCTCTCTTAGGTCATCGACATGCTTGCTGTTTAGCCGATTTCGTGGTTTGGATGGATAGTTGCGGATAGCCTGACTGGGTCCATATTCAAATCATGCATTCGTTTATTTCTTTCATCTTGATGGTGGTAGTTTGTTTTAGGGAAGACATTATGGTTTCTGTTAATGGAAATTGGAAAGGAAGCACCCTTCTTCGAAAAAAATCTAGAATTGTACGCCTAACAGACTTTTTTTTCTCTCGGCAAACATCACATTTTTGTGTATCCGTAGAAATATAGACTCAAGCTATAGCCTGAACATTATATTTCTTGTGCTCTAGGTGGCTCCTGACAACCGTCCACATCTTGAAAGACTAATTCACAAGGTGAAGACTAAAACTACGTCTACACATATATTTACAAGATTACATGGCATATATTTATCTCTTTGCTAATGTTGATGTTAAGATCAAGATATGTTAGTGAAACCGATGCTTTAGTCTGGTCACTCTAGAGATATGTCAACATAGTTGAGAATCGTGTATTGAACACCCAGTATTTTTTAATATTATTTTTTTGCAATTTGAGCTTATTATTTAGATTTTTAGCTTGAAATACAACTTATGAAATTACTAAACTAAACGACTGACAACATACCTTAATTGTCATTTGAAATTCTTGGGATCTTCTAGATCCTTGAAAGGGTAGGCACCAACCAATAGCACTGAAAGGTTTGCCCCACATCCACATATCGGCTATCTGCATTCAGGGACAAATTATTGGTACTTGTGCAAAAAAAAAGTATTTAGAAGGTAATTTTGTTGAGAATGATGTCAGAGTTTCAATAGTAGTTTTGTTGAGAATGACGAACTGTACAATACAAAACAACAGGATTGTAGATCGATTAAAATTTAGTATCCATCACAACTTCTGTTTGTTATAAGTTACTGCAGTAAGATGGTTCATTTTTTTTGCCGAGATTCTAGAGATGATATATAAGAATATCCATCAAATAAGCGAACAATCTGACAACTGCCCAACATATTAGCAGAAAGTACCTTCGAATAACCAGTCACATATCTTCAGGCGAGGAGTGGTACTTTCATCCAGCATAGTGTTGTCTCGCTTTCATAGAACAATGAATCAGTGTCTCCATGCTCAAGTATAAAATATTCTgtcaaaagaaaatacaaaagaaaaaaagTTGCTCAAGAAAAGAAATCTAAACATAAGCACACCAAATCTTATTTAATTAGAGTCCAGTATATCGTGCACGATAAACTTAGATGgctctttttttgcaggaaaacttaaaCGCCTCATAATTCGCTAGATTTAACTCAACACATTCAGATGGAAAATAGTGTGCAATTTCCAAGTGTATGCCAAACACACTGGTAAGTAGTGACCTTCTCAAAGCTTGTGTTGACATGGACAGAAGTGCCCATATAGCATCATCAGAGAGCCCCTTTGTTCCTAAGGAAAGACGGAAATTTCTTGCAGAGCTCCAAATTGAATGGTGATTCCCCAGGAAATCAATGCACAAACTAAGATAATTCCATCTGTTGCCTTCACACATCTCAAATTGCACAAGGAGCTTTTATTTTTGATCAATACCAATCCTTATCAGATCGGAAGGTGAAGGGCAGTGAATCCTACGTCCCCACACTCTGTTTGATCTACGAGAGTGTGACCAGCATGGATTGCGTCGGGGAGGGGATATAGTAGTAGGTGAGAATAGGGTGTCTGCACTGACGTACTTGCGGCGGTCCGCATTGGAGGAGACAAGGGACGACACGAACGGTGTGGTCGGAGTTGGGGCTGCTGTAGCGGTAAAGAGATGAGGTAGTGGAGGCAGTCGTGCCTGAACAGCTCCAGTTGCGAACTTGTGGAGGTCGCATGAGACTCATACCTGCCAAGGTATaactcaggatgacttggaagggggcggAGGAGACGGCAAGGAGGAGGGGCTCATGGTGGTTGATAGCTAATCTGTTGCATGTTCAACACTGAACTTACTTTGTTTGAATAAAAGGACCGACAGCGTGCACCTGTACACGTACGGTTCAGTAGATTCAGTTAGGTGTTTTTTTGTTAGTAGTTTTTAGTCTAGCTAGAATTGCTCGCCTTACCTGGTCATGGGATGGCATGATTGTAGCCGTATGTGCGGGCAAAGTAGTTGCTCGATCTCAGCTAGACATCGTGGGATGGCACAACCAATAGGCCAGCTGAAGACGTGGACGTTTTCCTTGTAATTCGGCAACCGTTTTGAGCTCGCCAGATAATAACAGAAGAAGCAGAAAAGTTGCGGGTAGTTGAGCAGCGCAAAATCATTGTCTcctacctctctcactctctccctgcATCATGCTCTTCTTCGTGTGTGTCAGCCTCTGCAACAACAGTGGTAGTGGGTTATGCGGCCTGGGGCAGACGAGAGCATCGACCTCTCCGGATCCTTTTTATTTTTTCCTCGGATGTCTAGATGATGTGAGAGGGAGAGATAGTTGAACGTGGGAGGCAAGGAGTTATCTACAAACGAGGAGTGGATTGTGGGGGTCTTTTTGCAAAACTGACATAGCTTGTCTCAGATGCGTTGAATGTAAATCGAACGGTTGTAAATGAAGGATgacaagcacaccatcatcacgaATTCAGCTTTTTACAGGAGTAGGGATTGTTGAAGATTATATGGATAACCCTTTTACGTACCTTCTTACATACGTATCAAGCAACATGGTGTGAACTCGGCAATAGTGACGGTCTGCGCCGTTTTCTCTTTTGGGGGCATTATCGTGGAGGTTAGGTTTGCTAGGTCGTGGTGTGGGCTGTGTCTAGTTCTCCCCTTCCAACCAGCGGGAGCAGAATCGGCGGGGTCTCCACCCCCATCCGTCGCCGGAGCGGCAGACAATGGAGGCGAGGACCCGCAGTCCTCGGAAGGGGGCAGAAACGTCGCCTGAAAACCATCAGAGGCGAAGCAGTTTGTGCGGGAGAAGAGAGTCACCACGCGCGAGGGAGGATCCAGAAGGACGAACCTGTCAACGCGATCCCGAACGCACGCATCGCTTCGATCCAGCGGCAGGGGAGTGTACCGATCTCACGTTCTGCCGGTCGACGGCCGGCTAGCACTGTCCTTTTTTTTATATTTTGACCTGGTTTATTTACAAGAGATtcttttttttaatatatactttccGTTAAAACAGTCCTCTGCTTCCGGTCGCGTCCCACTCCCACTCCCACCCGGCTCTCGTCGCGTCCTGTGGTATGGCGCCGCAGCggcctcgggcgctcctccgacgaCCGCTCCCCTCCTCGTAACCACCGTCCGTGCCGATCCAAACCCCGCAGAGCACCACGGCCGCCACGGCAAGCCTAAAAGAGCAGCCTCTCCCTTCGACCCGGACAGTCATGGCGGCCGCACTTCTCGCCGCCGCGCCCTCGCCTCTCCCGCCGGCATCCTGGAGACGGAGGCCTCTCCTCGCGGCCCTGCCGCCCGCTCTCCGCTGCCTCAGGGCTCCAACCTCCGCTCCTCCCGGAACCCCGCCGCCTCCCCGCAGAGCTCTCGCTCCCGTCTCCAGAGCCGCGCGCGGAGCGGCGCCGGCGCGAGGCAGGGGTGAGGTGACGGGGAAGTCCGGCCAGGCGCCCCGCGATTGGGGCGCGCTTGCGGGGAGGCTGGCGCTGGGCGCGCTCCTGGGCTCCGCCGCCCTGCTCGGCTGCCGCGGCGCGGCGTTCGCGGCGGCCGAGGACTCCATCAAGGCGTCCGGGTTCGGGCTGCGGGTCGCGGCGTCGCTGCGGAGCCTCGGCTGGCCCGACGACGCCGTCGTGTTCACGCTGGCCACATTGCCGGTGCTCGAGCTGCGGGGGGCGATTCCGGCCGGGTATTGGATGCGCCTTCACCCCGTCCGGCTGACCGTCCTCGCAGTTTTGGGGTATATATTTCTTATCTCAGTGTCAATGCTTCATTTACTAGATTTAGTGTCAGTTCCTCAAGGTGTTCGACAGTTTTTTTAACTAATGATGAAGTGGATTGACTCTGTAGCATTTTATATTTGCTTACTGAAATAAACCCCGTTTCCTATTAAACCTGAAAAATTAAAACAGCCCCAAAGAGGGAAACACAGTAAATCAGTTTGTGTTGCTGTCCTTTAACATACAGGTTTAAAGGGCAGACAAGCACCTGTTGCAGAATGATATCTATCCTAACATGCAAACTTAAGTGAATATTGATATAAAGTATGAATCATTTTAGTTAGTGTGTGGAACTGAGGTTGCTACTTAACTGACGGCCATCTCCAACACAACTTAGCTATTGTCTGTTTTTGCTCAGGTTATGTGGCACTAGTTGTGCATTGCTAAGGTTTAGAGATAGTGACACTTGATTATCACTTATTAGTTACTACAGATTTGCTGTTCCTACATGGTATTAGAGCTGATTCTGAGGAGAGCACATTATGATCAAGAAACTGAAATCAGCAAGTTAGCAACTACTGTAGTTGAATGGAAAAGGTTTACTTTTTACCCCTAAGTTATATGCTATGCTCACTTTATCACATAAACAAATTTCCACTCTTAGTCCCCCAAAAGATAGTTAGCTCTTTCCCTGCATGTCTTTCTGAGCTCTGCTTTAAATTAAAGAAGGGGGAAGTCTGTACATAGCTTGAAACCAGCTAAAAAACCAAAGGAAAATACATGGCAATTACTCTCGATCAGGCTGGCCTGTACACGGAAGGTCAGCATGAATGAAAGACATGCTCTCATCAGAGGAGGCCTGGGCATTTTGGAAGATCCCGTGGCAGTGCTCCTTCCACAGGGGACAGACTACATAAATCGCCATGGACTCAATCTTCTGGCATTGGGGATTTTTTACTCCATGTGAAGGTTTTCTCCACCGGCTAGCGACGGAAGACCTCAGGGCAATGGCAGAAGCTCTAGGATGAGAGGAGGAGAAGGCAAACCAAATTTGCTTAGCAAAAGAACATCCCAGCATTAGATGGTTCGCTGATTCCAGCACCTGGTCACACATCATTGTGCGGCCAACCTCTCACATGCAGCCTGTCTGCAGTCTACAGTCTGTTCTGCAGGAGAAGCCAGAGTTAAAACTGAACTTCTCCTTCAGCTTCAACACTCCAAATCTTCAGTAGGTCATTACAATGAATTTGCCGAATAACTGCCCATCATACGCAAACACCGCCGAGTAAGAGTTGCAGGCTGTGAGCTTGTAAGATACGCAGTCTGGGTTTTCAGATAGCTGACCCCCACGCACACACTGCACTTTAGACCATATCTGCAACAACATGTCAATTTCCTCCTCCAAGTTAATCCTTTGAAGGCTCTTTATCCACTTTCCTCCCCTGATCCCATCACAAACGGAGATACTTTTCCTAGAGACCAACCGGAATAAGCTGGGCGCCATATCTTTCAGAGGGACTCCATCAAGCCAACCGTCGAACCAGAATGAGGCTTTTTCCCCATTCCCAATGTGAATCGTAGTGCAGGTCGCAAAGAGCTGCTGATCAGTCGCATTGCAAGTAACAGGCAGTCCTTTCAAAAGTTTGTCCACATTGTCCCAGTTGAACCATAGCCATCTTCACCGCAATGCCCTGCTAAAGTGCTCCAAATATTTCACTCCTAATCCTCTACAGTATATAGACAACCAGAGTTTCACCCAGCTTACTAAACCCTTGCCCCTGTGCGCCTCTTATCCAATGTTCAGGATGTCGGTAACTGGTACCATATCGGTCGGGTGATTGAGTAGGGATTAATTGGCGAATCGGCCATTTAGCTGAATTTATCGGTAACCCATTTATCGGGAGGTTAACTACGGACATATCTATATATCCTAGGCTATATAGCAACATGCAATGTACAaagtgtctaaatatgcaatcctaggctacatagcaacaaggaaaatTGTTGCCTTGATGTTCTGATGATGTGGCATCAGATCTGGAAGGccataaacctgcacactgaaaagTAGGGAGGGAATGTGCCAGTTTTGCGCTGAAAATGCCTAGCAGTTAATCGGCCAGCTGATAATTCGGCCTGGCAGCTGATAAATAGGCTTGTCAGACAAATTAACTGGACCTACCAGTTAATGGCTTGAATAGCACGTTCTCGTATCGGGAGTGGTCCGAATAGCAGTTAACTGACCATATCGTGAGTTGACTGACACTGACCGATATTTGGGACAGTGCTCTTATCCACACCAGAGAAAACTTCTCCGGATCTTGTCTATGTTTTTGATAATCCACTTGGACGGTGAAAAAGCAGTGAAGAAATAGGTTGTGAGCGCTGCAGCACAGAATTGATAAGCATTAGATGCCCCTTTCTGGGCATGAGTTTTCCCTTTCCATGGCTTCAACCTCCCAGCAATTCTGTCCAAAAGAGGTTGGCAGTCAATTGCAGGAAAAAAGAATCGCGGTTAAGCCCCAGAAGGTCTCTGGCAAGCCTCTCTGAGCAGGGAATTGAAGTGATGCAGCAGCACCTGAGCTTTAGCATCATGGTCAGACGTCTCTTCACCCTTCAGATTTTTCAGAACAGGAATGTGATTCTTCCTCCTCCAGGTCATTCGCTTTAACGTGAAAAACTTTTGTGTTTGCATCTCCAGATTTGATCCACATAATACAAGATCTTTGACGCCATCTCACTCTGTCAAGCGCTGCAAAGCCAAGCAGCTTCAGTTTCAAGAGAAAACGAGGGTTTCATTCCTTAGCAAATAGCTCACGTTCCTCCTGATGAAGGTACAACTGGAAAATCACCTCATTGGCTACCTCCTTTGTGAATCTCACTTCCTTCTTTTATCTTGTATATCACAGTTTCAGAGCATGAGCAGTTCTTGACAGCTTGATGTGCAAAATCTTTACAGCATCCTTCGAGCGAACAGATTTAGCCCAGGCTGAAGCAGCTTCTCTCTGAATCCCTCCATCCTTAGCCAACAAAGCCTCAAATCTGAACCCTTTATAGTGCTTGACATCCATCTTCTGGAGGATCATTGGACAGTGATGCGAAAGGGCAGTTGAGGCCGGAGACAACTGATATTACAAGTGGCTCAGCTCCTAAGATTAACATGGTCGATTTTGGAATGAACCGTGTTCTCTCTCTCCTTAGACCAGGTGAACCTCCTTCCATTAAGAGCAATTTCCTGGAGGTCAAGATCCTCATGTTTCCAAAGCGGCCCAtcattctgagattaatgttggagTTGCTTTCGTCGCTGACACCACAAATGAGATTGAAGTCCCCAAGAATCATCCAATCAGGCAACACATTATTCCTTATGCTCTCAAGCTCGTTGAGAAAAAGAATCTTATCACTGTCCTCCGGAGGCCCATACACAGCAGCAATATTGGTCAGATCAGTAGTAGTACCAGTAGGCATTCTAGTCGGAGGAAATAGCACAATCATCTGTGCTGGCAACCAGGATCCCACAACTTGTACCATTAGCAGTTTGAAGACGAAGTCCTCAGAAAATCTGCTGCCCAGGACCTCAGCACAATACTTTTATCAACATCAGCTAATTTAGTTTCTTGAAGGCATACAATGTTGCACTGGTTAGCTGAGAAAAAATTCTGTGGCGACCTCCTCCAGGCCGGGTTGTTCAACTCTCTCACGTTCCAGTTAAGGAGCTTCATATTCCATCGAAGAAAACAACACGGTGAACAAACAAGATTGTATTGAGCATCCACCAACTGGAAGCAGCAACCAGAGGCGATATAACCAGCACAGCAGGAGACAGAGGACTACAAGGCACAATACTCCCCTCCTGGTTTTGGCAACGGCTTTAATGGCgtggttgatagttttgctcgagtGGCATGTACCTCACCTTGGTTTTGCACGCGCGGGTGGTATTTCACATTCTTCCCCCGTCCCCTCCGCCTCATCCTATCATCACTGACCA
Above is a window of Triticum dicoccoides isolate Atlit2015 ecotype Zavitan chromosome 5B, WEW_v2.0, whole genome shotgun sequence DNA encoding:
- the LOC119306489 gene encoding uncharacterized protein LOC119306489, yielding MAAALLAAAPSPLPPASWRRRPLLAALPPALRCLRAPTSAPPGTPPPPRRALAPVSRAARGAAPARGRGEVTGKSGQAPRDWGALAGRLALGALLGSAALLGCRGAAFAAAEDSIKASGFGLRVAASLRSLGWPDDAVVFTLATLPVLELRGAIPAGYWMRLHPVRLTVLAVLGYIFLISVSMLHLLDLVSVPQGVRQFF